One Asterias rubens chromosome 8, eAstRub1.3, whole genome shotgun sequence genomic window, TGTCTTGGACAAGGAGAGCGGTAAAATGAAAGTTTATGACGCAAAATCTCATCAGCTGAGACCGTGGTTTGGAGACAGTAGTAAAGCAAGTGAATGTATCACTGAGGGAGGAGAACAAGAGAAATTGACCTACTCAGAAAAGGTATTTGTACAAACTGTAATTTGTACAAACTCTATTAGATTGAGttgaaaaccaacggttcttttcagaaccaccccaactcatttagagatagtcattacatggtgttaccgcaaaccgttccatatcgtatttccaccatgcaaagtttcaaatcctacaaactCTAATAGCTTGCCTGCGAAGATATTTCTCAAGGAAAGCGTAGTGAAAGCTCAGTGTTTTTTAGTACAACTCATatgaatgtttaaaaaaaagtatcctggtgatgactagagcaagctagtcgaaacgttgagaccaattaagaactcactccgtggtagtgaagttaataacgatccacaAAAGACCTAAAGTAGTAGTTCTGGCCGAGTTTCTACCTACTGACCAGGTAGTAgttcaaaagcaggacagttcttttcagaactgagaagtctccctaattacaaaaatctactccgcggtagaacaaaaagcaagacatttctccaaagaacaaactctacctggcaagttgatacacacatggtgttaccgcaaaccgaatatatattgatacctcaccatgcaatgcctcaaatcccattgTTCAACCAACTCTAAAACATTTACATCATaaattttacattcaaactaCATTGTGTTACTGTTTAGGTTATTTAAAACTAATTAAACATGATTTTGTACAAAGTATCATTTACAGACAAATCAATTGATTTAAATTATCTTTGAATCTTTCAGAATGATCGCTTAACTGAAGCATTTGGGAGCTCCAGGAAACAGAGGGCGTTGGAATCGCGATTACGTAGTGCAGTTACTCCAAAGGCTCTGGAAACTCTCGCTAACAAAGCGATCGAGCATGCTCAGACACAACCACAGAGCGCTTATCCATCCGGTAAAAGTCCTTCTGACTGGTCACCCCCTTTAGGATCCCTCTACATACCCTGCCAAACACAACagcaggcctaatacttcaaggaggcatcgaaggcgattgcctccataccccctggtcattgccttggtgcccttgaaatgctccagcagaaatgtacaattttctcagtgggtgccctttaccaaagagaaaacgccttggtgcccttgccccttttaaaaacgaagcatacaggcctgctgtTTTATCTTTTATTTACTGTAAATATATTGTAAGTGaaaaatttggacacccagttttgaAATGTCCAGCAACTCTAAACATGTTccgaaaatgccttggtgcgctttcaaaaacaaagcgtACAAGCCTGCAACAGAATGCAACACAGGTGAAAGGAGAACCATGCCAAAAGCAACCAAATGCAACAAGGGATTTTGTTGCATTGTGCAGGCATGTTGTTTGTGTTAGGACTGAGCAAGGGTGTTTGCCTTGCGAAATGCAACACTATGGATATGCATAGAAGTTCACCAAACAAGAAACATCGTGGTGTTGAACTACCCCGTCAAGTACAACAGAACCATCCCCAATGAAATAACCTGCTAACTACAACAAAAAGCAACCCCTAAGTCAAATCACTTGGCTGATAAATGCACCAAATTCAGTCAAAGAATGACATCTGAGTTGACTGCTAAATACAACAAAAAGCAACCCCTAAGTCAAATCACTTGGCTgataaatgcaacaaattcagTCAAAGAATGACATCTGAGTTGACTGCTAAATACAACAAAAAGCAACCCCTAAGTCAAATCACTTGGCTgataaatgcaacaaattcagTCAAAAGAATGACAGCTGAGTTGACTGCTAAATACAACAAAAAGCAACCCCTAAGTCAAATCACTTGGCTgataaatgcaacaaattcagTCAAAGAATGACAGCTGAGTTGACtgccaaatacaacaaaatgcaGTACCAAAATGAAGTCACTTGCTGCCGAATGCAACAATTTCAGTCAAAGAATGACAGCTGAGTTGACtgccaaatacaacaaaatgcaGTACCAAAACGAAGTCACTTGCTGCCGAATGCAACAATTTCAGTCAAAGAATGACATCTGAGTTGACTGCCAAATGCAAAAGATTACCAACTATTACCATTATGCTGCGTATTGTTGCACAGACTTTGTTGTTGTGTTAACTTCATTGTGTTTTAAGAGCtaatatttggttttgttttctttctggcTCAGATGACGAGGCAGACAGTGGGGGCATCCTCCCACCTTGCAACCAAAAAGCAGAGTTTCTTCGAGATGTGTACAATCTGGATGATAGTATCCTTGAATcaattttataaatttaataataatagtaatggctttttatatagcgcgcatatctgtcactcagtgacgctcaaggtgctttaacatacagtatttcttgcaaggtatgtgggactacatttgaattatgagacctactcctttagcgtagcaccatgtaatggtttactgTGGCGccatatgctgccaatcaaaccaggaacactggggcgaaccccttctctttttgataagtgcactgcaTTCTTCTAcgtgctttacacaacacacagggctttacgtcccatccgaaggacggagCAATGATTAAGTgtgttgcttaaggacacaagtgtcacgactggggattcaaacccacactctgctggtcagaaacaccagagtttgaatccggtgctcttaaccgctgggCCTATGACACGCCACAATAAGGGcaagtttctttttaaaacaacatccTTTGCTATGTGACATCAGGTGTGTTTGTGTGAGTTTTAAATCATTTTCCTTAATGTTAAACACTAGTTATTGCCCCGTTGTGGATGGAGGAAGTGCTGAAACTTCCTTTGACCAGTGAGTTTATTGATGCTACTGATGAACAGATTACAGAATGGCAGACTGAGGAGAAGTAAGTTAATAAAAACAGACATGTACCTGAAGTTCAtgataatatcgaagtcttatatagcgcacgtatctaccatacaaggtactcaaggcgctgagtatatacaaactttttagaaagataggttattgcagtgatgaattttgagacccaattagttactAATTAGTCACTGATGAAGACTACTATGCAAATTATGTCGTCATACGCAAGGTACCAGTCTAATACCTATGCAAGGGTTTTAGGTATCAGTGTTGTTGACTGTGTCAGTAACTTGAAAGTTGAGAGGTTGTGTTTACTAGCCTGAAgcagtttttactagacaatgtatgccggtgtggcggtttcaactttccgctgtgttcagttttccaaatgaccaaatacggtagcattacgtcatgcgatgcctgcgcacagcaagcgatagtagtccatttttagtgccgtattgagtcatccattaccctccggcagctgtcatggcggcgtccacgagtcgagtacaactagcggcaaacgcgcggatcgtatgagttgttttttatgcaagcagagtgtgacctgcctaaagttgtacccatgaatacatgtaaagatggggcaagagattatgtgactacacagaaaagaatcgtaatataaacaatttgggggtcactgctgagagaactacagtactcgcgtactcgcggcggtatctgacaggtcacccggaaaactgaacacgccggaaagctaaaaccgtttgaGCAACGTGTCGAAATTTCcagctacgtcacccggaaaactgaacacggcggaaactGCCACACCGGGCTAGTGTTAAGGGCGAGACCTGCAGAGTAAAGCATTTCTATGGTTGATCTTTATTCTCTCAGATACTGTGAGTATATTTTGGATCGTCTTTCAAGATTTCCACGTTCAGCAGCAGAGGAAAGACAAGAAGCAGCGTGCATCTTGGCATATATTCACTACCTGCGTAAAATATCCGCCTTGGGCTACCAAGACATGAAAACCAAACAAGGTGAAGATTCAAGAACATTGGCCCAAATTTATTCtggtgttatttttatatagatAGATTTTATATGAGGGTGTTGTGGTTGAGTGGTTTAATAGCatggaattcaagttctggtggttaagtcgtTAGAGTCACGGTCATGACACCTCTGTCCTTGATCAAGAtgttttactataattgcttctcttcacccagggatGTAAATGGGTACTTAGAAGGGTAgagattgatattgtgtatgaaaaagcctttggagcgcaatggttgcccaggttgtatactccccagggagctgagacagattaaaggaatgttattggcccaatgaccaggacaCTAATGtaaaagcgcattgagacggctATGGTGGAATGTGCTTTAGACAGcatttatgcttatgatgggtgATGATGTTTTTAAACCAATGAAATCTCTCTCTTTGTTTTCAGTGATTATTGACAAGGATTTGCCAAAATCCTTCAACGATCATCTTGTAAATATGTTTACAAAGACATCAGCATCAGTGGACGGAGTCAGATCACGGAGGTAAAACTCTTAGAGTTATCTTAGGTTGagttcgggcggtgtgttcttAGCCCAAGTTCGCTGTACTCGCGCCCAAACTGTGAGAACACGACCCAGGAAACAACACACTCGGAACAAAATCACACACCGCCTTTCATCAGGGGATCGAGaacaacattttacaaaatggtgGCAGCATCTCAAGAGATTTAGTAAATAAGATGAGCAAAATTACTCTAAAATAGATTGGAATAGttaatttcaggcctgtatgcttccttttcgaaggggcaagggcaccaaggcatattctccccggtaaagggcaccctatgaggaaaattttaagggcaccaaggcaaagcaGGCGTAGAGGCAaacgccttcattgcctctatgaagcatcaggcctgtaaTTTTGGTAAGTTGAAAGTATTAGACTAAGAATAGTCATCCCCCCAAAATAGGTTGAAAGTTAGGTCTCTTTCTACTGTCTGGTTTCCGACCATTAAAAAAACAGCCTATTTGACTGCCATACCGCGTAGTCACATTTGACCAGGTGCACTTTAACCACCTTGACCAGTGAGCCATTAAACCACAGAGTTAAACTAATAATGAATGTGGGCAGGGCGAACGTCATCACAGTACTGATTTGACCAGTACTAATTCATGTACGTCTTTTCTTGTTTCTAGATTATTTCCAAAGCAGCTAAAAGAGAAGTCTCTGATACAGATGCTGACACTTGCACTGATAGTTGATGAATTCAAGACTGATTTGAGCCTACTACAAAAGGGTCTTACTGCACACCTAACTATGTGAGTACTAGACTtttatttacttcttttttattACAATTGTTTATTCTAACTTAAAACCCATGTGGTACTGAATTCCAACAAATTTTCAATactttattttaacaatttgttttattgtaaatgtGTATGGTTATTACCTGGTTTAAAATCAATGAGGTTAGAGTTAACACACAGAAGTTTAAAGCATAGTTTGCAACTGTTAGACCTACGATCCTTCTCAGACAATGTATGCAATTTCATTAAGTTATGCTTCCTTCTTAGTGAGAAATTCAGTAACTCCAGATTTAACTCcggaaaaactaaaaaataacttgCGGTTATCGGCTGTTTAAGTTCGCCCCAGGATTTgatttttataaagcgctttatcacagccaGAAGGTCATCTCAAAGCGATTAAGATCctcattctccgcttacgtgcacgcgccaaatttctgcgctagctgtgtaagcgtagagtGCCTAGTAACGTGTATGCAGGCGCACAAGCCAAACTTCTTTGCTatcctgtgaaatacgcttgacgtaaggacagaattttctgcttccgcaagcgccgattctttgcgaTCGAAGCagagaaaacaataaatttacATAGATTAACAGAGAGAAACACTCTGTGTGTTAAAGTTTCATGTATTTTTTCTCCATTGCTTCATACAGGTTGAGGAACCATGCCAAAGCTTTGGGATGTAGAGTCAAAGAAAGTAAATCAGCGACCCGGAAAAAGTCAATCCTCGAAAAACAGAGTATGCTGAATTGTGTCACGGCCGAGCTACAACTtccaagaaaatacaaaaaacgtCCATCAAAACGGCCAAGTTCAAATTGATAATAAAGACGTGATATTTCATGTGTTCACAAAAAGTGGGCGCAGCATTTGTAACATTTGACCAGATTTTTGCATAACTTTCAAAGTGGaaatcttccctttaaattctTTTGCCTAGTTTTGGTAAACTAGTAAAGCGATTAGTCATTTGTTATCTTTAAGGAAGGgtaaacttttggtaattacgtAAAAAAATTAAGGTGCATAAAAACGTATTTGGTATAATGCACTgcttgtattataaaacattgttagaaacaccaccctttaaagtaatatagtttttgagaaagaggtaatttctcactcaataattcatctgaaagcacacaaagtagagtaactacatgtaggttgtattttctttcattattctctggcaaatttgatgacaaattgagccaaaatgttcacaggcttgttattttatgcattttatgtgatacacctagtgagaatactggtctttgacaattaccaaatgtgtccagtgcctttaagtgtgggCACAGCATTGGTAATATTTGAACAGATTTGCATGTAACTTTCAAAGTGGAAatgttccctttaaatattttgccTGTTATGCTAGTTTTGAGGACAGTCTCCTTTAAAGGAAGGTATTCTATTGTTTACAAGTAAGCGGAAACAGAGATAAAATTTCATTCTCTGGtttctttgttgatttgttaagTTGATTTTACTTTCATATTATTTCATGGCAAAACGTTACTTTCCCAAAAGTATTTTTGGACACATAACTAAATACGTTTaactaaagtatttgaagaaaCTTAATCCTGCACATGTAAAACTCAATGTGGTTTTGACCAACTTGGTCCCGGAATTTGAATAAAGGTGCGAGGCATGCACAGTCTATTACCAATGGTTGCACGCTTTAAAATCTTTGTAAACTATATTTGTGGCTTGTTATTTGATAAACTACTTCCTAAAATAGTTCCATTTCAACCATGCTAGgtatattaataacaatattaatatcaaagtcttcaaggtactcaaggtactcaaggcactgagaatatacaaactttcagaaagataggttattgcagtgatgaattcgtAGACCCAATTAGTTGgcaccttaaaagggtttacaaggtgctacagcgcattaagcagccacagccaggaacaccggggcgaaccccttctcttttcgataagtgcatgcactgggttcttttacacaccttacacaacacatgagaccaacggttttatgtcccatccgaaggacgaagcaatggtttagtgacttgcttaaggacacaagtgtcacggcaggggattcgaacccacactctgctgagcagaaacaccaatttggtgctcttaaccgctcggccacgacacttccaaaaaCTACTTCCTAAAATATTCCCACTTCAATGATGCTCAAAGGGAAGGTGTTTGTAATTACtcttaaaagtacatgtattggcAACAAAACATTTGgctagaagcctacagcaaTGTTCAACAGTATAATCAATTTTTAGAAACATGTCGTTTCAAGTAATGTGGGTAAAGAAAAAGATACAAGTTTTGATGCCCTAAATGTTTGATCTGAGAATTTTGTTGATGACAGTAAAGTTTCTCAGGTTGTGTATTCCTGTAAGGGATTATTATTCATGCATGGATATTTCGCTGTGGATcctcggcgatatctcaaaaacataaccactttttgaaatgaaactttaacATGTTACTTGtgttgtatacatctacatttatataggactaaaacaatcaaactgttcCAAAACTAAGGTATTCTTTGCCTTCAATAAAAGTTCTCTTATACACAATTATacgatatttgtttgtttgtttgtttggctgTTTGGTAGTTTGTCTTGAAGCTTAAAGATCATTACAGACCCACACAAAGACATTTTCTTCCAATGTCTGATGCCActcctgttaaaggcactggatacgcttggtaattactcaaaataaatgttagcataaaaacttacttggtgttgagcagtggagagctgttgatagtatacaacattgtgagaaacggctccctctgaagtaacatggctTTTGAGAAGGACGTAATTTTctcacttcaggcctgaagcatctgaaagcacacaaagtgatGCAAATAGGGGTTTTatttcttatattattattctcttgcaacttcgatgactaaatgagtcaaagtttcacagatttgttatttgatgcatacgttgggatacaccaagtgagaatactggtctttgacaattaccaaaggtgtccaggggtcgatttcacaaagaacttaggacaagtccgaACTTcggactattcctaacttaggactattcctaggagatattaaaaacttaaataaggttctagttaggatgagtaactcgtcctcaCTCGAGACAAGACCTAGTCTTATCACTTTGTGAAATaaaccccagtgcctttaataataagaataagacTACTACTCAGTTcttatattatacacatattgactggcaactcggtaactagtgtacgtctattcccccgagggacattgagtgaccagaagagcgacccatttcccgaggccgaattATGCCTGTTAATATGTGAAagtttataacacagctcggtcttaaatgtcaaataaaaacagaaatctggaaaagaaaggaagttttgtagttgttgttcatggttcaagtcaagagagggcgctgcaaccgggcactattttcaaagactagttcccgcaaaacacgcgcgcgcaaTCAcatagactatattagttcatcccacgtgacagtttttc contains:
- the LOC117293654 gene encoding DNA-directed RNA polymerase I subunit RPA49-like — protein: MAASVEYFPRGEEGDDELILANFSHGRLNVNDDGACLQPPSFSYFKHRDQADKRRKNQRILVAESNSMQYIGQNFGIHAPRLSSHCKYLVGVLDKESGKMKVYDAKSHQLRPWFGDSSKASECITEGGEQEKLTYSEKNDRLTEAFGSSRKQRALESRLRSAVTPKALETLANKAIEHAQTQPQSAYPSDDEADSGGILPPCNQKAEFLRDVYNLDDIIAPLWMEEVLKLPLTSEFIDATDEQITEWQTEEKYCEYILDRLSRFPRSAAEERQEAACILAYIHYLRKISALGYQDMKTKQVIIDKDLPKSFNDHLVNMFTKTSASVDGVRSRRLFPKQLKEKSLIQMLTLALIVDEFKTDLSLLQKGLTAHLTMLRNHAKALGCRVKESKSATRKKSILEKQSMLNCVTAELQLPRKYKKRPSKRPSSN